In the genome of Triticum urartu cultivar G1812 chromosome 5, Tu2.1, whole genome shotgun sequence, one region contains:
- the LOC125510626 gene encoding universal stress protein PHOS34-like, with the protein MEEVSAEAAAMASGVGPEGATMKVVAAVDASEESLHALSWALDNVVRPHPGASLVVVHVQPRADHFAYPVAGHGLQYVPPTAVDSVRKTHEENSRRVVSVALDVCRQKQVSATAAVVEGDAKEAICRAVEDMHADLLVLGSRGLGMIKRALLGSVSDYLAHHASCPVLIVKPPNKAHHK; encoded by the exons ATGGAGGAGGTGAGCGCCGAGGCCGCGGCCATGGCGAGCGGCGTCGGGCCGGAGGGCGCGACGATGAAGGTGGTGGCCGCGGTGGACGCGAGCGAGGAGAGCCTGCACGCGCTGTCGTGGGCGCTCGACAACGTCGTCCGGCCCCACCCCGGCGCGTCCCTCGTCGTCGTCCACGTCCAGCCGCGCGCCGACCACTTCGCCTACCCTGTCGCCGGGCACG GCCTACAGTACGTCCCGCCCACGGCGGTGGACTCCGTGAGGAAGACGCACGAGGAGAACTCCCGGCGAGTCGTGTCCGTCGCGCTCGACGTGTGCAGGCAGAAGCAGGTGAGCGCcacggcggcggtggtggagggCGACGCCAAGGAGGCCATCTGCCGCGCCGTGGAGGACATGCACGCCGACCTCCTCGTCCTCGGCAGCCGCGGCCTGGGCATGATCAAGAG GGCGTTGCTGGGCAGCGTGAGCGACTACCTCGCCCATCACGCCTCCTGCCCCGTTCTCATCGTGAAGCCGCCCAACAAGGCGCACCACAAGTGA